One genomic region from Desulfobaccales bacterium encodes:
- the ruvC gene encoding crossover junction endodeoxyribonuclease RuvC encodes MSPVILGVDPGSRYTGFGVVRGEGNQLIHLASGSIKAGSRPPLESRLCRIFDGLSELVHQHRPQAIAVEEIFLATNVHSAFTLGQVRGVVLLLAARMEVPIFHYSPLVVKKAVVGYGQASKTQVQLMVKQLLGVEAENEHAADALAVGLCHFFHSRWPAGSS; translated from the coding sequence GTGAGCCCGGTCATCCTGGGTGTGGACCCCGGTTCCCGGTATACCGGTTTTGGGGTCGTTCGGGGGGAAGGGAATCAACTCATCCACCTGGCCTCCGGCAGCATCAAGGCCGGTTCCCGGCCGCCGTTGGAATCCCGTCTCTGTCGGATTTTTGACGGCCTGTCAGAATTAGTTCACCAACATCGCCCCCAGGCCATCGCGGTAGAGGAAATCTTCCTGGCTACCAATGTCCACAGCGCCTTCACCCTGGGCCAGGTAAGGGGTGTGGTGCTCCTCCTGGCGGCCCGCATGGAGGTGCCTATTTTTCATTATTCCCCTTTAGTGGTGAAGAAGGCGGTGGTGGGCTACGGCCAGGCCTCCAAAACTCAGGTGCAACTGATGGTAAAGCAACTTTTAGGGGTCGAAGCCGAAAACGAGCACGCCGCCGACGCCCTGGCGGTGGGCCTGTGCCATTTCTTTCATAGCCGCTGGCCAGCAGGGTCTTCATGA
- a CDS encoding YebC/PmpR family DNA-binding transcriptional regulator, with product MSGHSKWSTIKRKKGALDAKRGKLFGKLAKEVTVSARLGGGDPMGNPRLRAAIAAARAENMPNDNISRAIKRGSGESGGANFEELTLEGYGPAGVALMVESLTDNKNRTVSDVRHLITKYGGSLGEPGCVAWMFDKKGVIVFDREGLDEEQLMEAALECGAEDLQSDESQFEVLTDPINFIEVNEALEAQGFKPLLAEVQLRPKTTVKIDEEKSAQQVLKLVELLEEHDDVSDVFANFDIPDQLLEALM from the coding sequence ATGTCTGGTCATTCCAAGTGGAGTACCATCAAACGGAAAAAAGGGGCTTTGGATGCCAAGCGGGGAAAACTCTTCGGGAAATTGGCCAAAGAGGTCACCGTTTCGGCCCGCCTGGGGGGAGGCGACCCCATGGGCAATCCCCGTCTCAGGGCGGCTATTGCTGCGGCCCGGGCGGAAAACATGCCCAATGACAATATTAGCCGGGCCATTAAGCGCGGCTCCGGGGAAAGTGGCGGTGCTAATTTTGAAGAGCTGACTCTGGAAGGGTACGGTCCCGCCGGGGTAGCCCTGATGGTGGAGTCCCTCACGGATAATAAGAACCGCACGGTGTCCGACGTCCGTCATCTCATTACCAAGTACGGCGGCAGCCTGGGGGAGCCCGGTTGCGTGGCCTGGATGTTTGACAAGAAAGGGGTAATTGTTTTCGATCGGGAAGGCCTGGATGAAGAGCAGCTTATGGAGGCCGCACTGGAATGCGGCGCCGAAGACCTGCAAAGCGACGAGAGCCAGTTCGAGGTGCTCACCGACCCCATCAACTTTATCGAAGTCAATGAAGCCCTGGAGGCTCAGGGGTTTAAGCCCCTCCTGGCGGAGGTGCAGTTGCGCCCCAAGACCACCGTGAAAATCGATGAAGAGAAATCCGCCCAACAGGTGCTCAAGCTGGTGGAATTGCTGGAGGAGCACGATGACGTCAGCGACGTTTTCGCCAATTTCGATATCCCGGACCAGTTGCTCGAGGCCTTGATGTGA
- a CDS encoding RlmE family RNA methyltransferase: MPRPGQPDFYRTRARAEGYVARAIYKLKEVDEKYHLFKADQRVLDLGCSPGSWLQYIAGRTGPRGLVVGVDANPVEIEVAPPLYFVQGEVTSIDLKTIKAISPVFDVVVSDLAPKTTGMRQVDQQRSLELAFLAWEWATQLLRAGGHFLVKVFEGPDTGSLLAVLKASFGSCRPVKPAGSRPASREIYFLGLKKRSVPPGGGAIQSDPRLP, from the coding sequence ATGCCTCGCCCTGGGCAGCCCGACTTTTACCGGACCCGGGCCCGGGCCGAAGGATATGTAGCCCGGGCCATTTACAAGCTCAAGGAAGTGGATGAAAAATACCACCTCTTTAAGGCGGATCAACGGGTTCTGGACCTGGGGTGCAGCCCGGGGTCATGGCTCCAATATATTGCCGGGCGCACTGGGCCTCGCGGTCTGGTAGTGGGGGTGGATGCGAACCCGGTGGAAATCGAGGTAGCGCCGCCCCTATACTTCGTGCAGGGAGAAGTCACAAGTATAGACTTAAAGACCATCAAGGCCATAAGCCCGGTTTTTGATGTGGTGGTCAGCGACCTGGCCCCCAAGACTACAGGCATGCGCCAGGTGGATCAGCAGCGTTCTTTGGAATTGGCTTTCCTGGCCTGGGAATGGGCCACACAACTGCTCCGCGCCGGAGGCCATTTCCTGGTCAAGGTCTTTGAAGGGCCGGATACCGGTTCTTTGCTGGCGGTTTTGAAGGCAAGCTTCGGGAGCTGCCGACCGGTGAAGCCGGCCGGGTCCCGTCCGGCCAGCCGGGAAATCTATTTTTTGGGCCTCAAGAAGCGGAGCGTCCCGCCGGGCGGCGGCGCCATTCAATCCGATCCTCGGTTGCCTTAA
- a CDS encoding MinD/ParA family protein: protein MTSGKGGVGKSNIVVNLGLALAQQGLKVLLIDADLGLGNLDILLGLTPQFTIQDILSLRHRLADVIVEGPGGLKILAASSGISELAMLDESQKLFLLDEMDHYTEDVDVVLIDTGAGISSNVLFFNIAANERIVVVNNQPPSIADAYALIKVLATQYGEKSFRLLVNGLAHEREAVLVYRTLLKVTERFLGQEISLDYLGFIPLDAAVPQAVMRQQPVLALYPRTPASKSFVALAQSLWESSRPSGIDGNIKLFWRRFL, encoded by the coding sequence GTGACGTCCGGCAAAGGTGGGGTGGGCAAGTCCAATATCGTGGTTAATCTCGGATTGGCTTTAGCCCAGCAGGGACTCAAAGTGCTCCTTATCGATGCCGACCTAGGTCTGGGTAATCTGGATATTCTTTTAGGCCTGACCCCGCAATTTACCATCCAGGATATTTTGTCCCTGCGGCACAGGCTCGCGGATGTCATCGTAGAAGGTCCCGGTGGCCTCAAAATTCTCGCGGCCTCTTCCGGCATCTCCGAACTGGCGATGCTGGATGAATCCCAAAAGCTCTTCCTGCTCGATGAAATGGACCATTACACCGAGGATGTCGATGTCGTCCTCATTGATACTGGGGCCGGCATCTCTTCCAATGTTCTATTTTTCAATATTGCCGCCAACGAACGTATCGTCGTGGTCAACAACCAACCCCCCTCCATTGCTGATGCTTACGCCTTGATTAAGGTTCTGGCGACCCAATATGGCGAGAAAAGCTTCAGACTTCTAGTAAACGGTCTGGCCCATGAGCGGGAAGCAGTGTTGGTCTACCGTACCCTGCTCAAAGTGACGGAGCGCTTCTTGGGACAGGAGATTTCCTTAGATTATCTCGGTTTTATCCCTCTCGATGCAGCGGTGCCCCAAGCGGTTATGAGACAACAGCCGGTCTTGGCTCTCTACCCCCGGACTCCAGCCAGTAAATCTTTTGTGGCTTTAGCGCAAAGTCTGTGGGAATCATCCCGACCGTCAGGGATTGACGGCAATATCAAATTATTTTGGCGTCGCTTCCTTTGA
- a CDS encoding FliA/WhiG family RNA polymerase sigma factor → MEEPSLVQMNLEAIPGYGAEKLDSDCQERMVLQYAPLIKYIASRLALRLPSHISLEDLVSSGIIGLIDAVQKFDPSKNINFKTYAEFRIKGAMLDELRSLDWIPRSVRKKSHLVENAFAQLQKDLGRPAEAEEVAELLGLELVEFHQLLNETKAVSLVALEDSRKSVGGYAGYLEHELLETIQDDNARDSLLAVHFSELQETMVQAIEALPDKEKLLISLYYYEELTMKEIGQIMGYTESRISQLHTQAMYRLRHKLREYTQEV, encoded by the coding sequence ATGGAAGAGCCGTCCTTAGTCCAGATGAACCTGGAAGCTATCCCTGGCTATGGTGCCGAGAAATTAGATTCCGACTGCCAAGAGCGGATGGTGCTGCAGTATGCGCCGTTGATCAAATATATCGCCTCTCGCCTGGCGTTGCGCCTGCCGTCTCACATCTCCCTGGAAGACCTGGTCAGTTCCGGTATTATTGGGTTGATTGATGCGGTCCAGAAGTTCGATCCCTCCAAGAATATCAACTTTAAAACCTATGCGGAATTCCGCATCAAGGGAGCGATGCTGGATGAATTGCGGAGTCTAGACTGGATCCCTCGGTCCGTACGGAAAAAGTCTCATCTCGTCGAGAACGCTTTTGCCCAATTACAAAAGGATTTGGGGAGGCCGGCCGAAGCCGAAGAGGTGGCTGAACTTCTCGGTTTGGAGTTGGTTGAATTTCACCAACTCCTGAATGAAACCAAAGCCGTATCCCTGGTAGCTCTGGAAGACAGCAGAAAAAGCGTGGGCGGGTATGCAGGTTACCTGGAGCATGAACTCCTGGAGACTATTCAAGACGATAATGCCCGGGATTCCTTATTGGCGGTACATTTTTCCGAACTCCAGGAAACCATGGTGCAGGCCATCGAAGCTCTGCCTGACAAAGAAAAGTTATTAATATCATTATATTATTATGAAGAACTTACCATGAAGGAAATCGGTCAGATCATGGGCTATACTGAATCCCGCATTTCTCAGTTACATACCCAAGCCATGTATCGCCTTAGACATAAGCTCCGGGAATACACCCAAGAAGTCTGA
- the ade gene encoding adenine deaminase, translating to MQMERLSKRLRVARGEEPAELVLTGGKVANVYTGEWQETDVALCDGVIAGLGDYAGPRLPVTGRCILPGLIDGHLHLESSMLTPRELSRALLPLGTTTVVADPHEIANVWGTRGLDYLLGSSAGLPVDFFFMLPSCVPATPLETSGACLEARDLEPYLHHPRVLGLAEVMNFPGLVAGDRGLLAKLALFPEGPVDGHAPLLSGKALNAYRLAGIASDHECTALAEAQEKLRLGFYLMLREGSLAKNLFDLLPAVTPANLRRTMLVTDDSHPEDLVRTGHLNHLLRQAVSWGLDPLAAITMATLNPAEYFHLRDRGAVAPGLAADLVVVEDLQEFHIDKVLKNGKLVVDKGKLVAEPEVPPIPAPASSMDVRGLRLEALSPPATGSMAKVIGLVPGQLLTEKRLLAAPVREGRLATDPAKDILKLAVVERHHGTGHLGLGLVQGFGLRQGALAASVAHDSHNIVVVGVNEADMLQAVRHLVDLGGGMAVVAGGRVVADLALPIAGLISPRPLEQVAEAYGALQAAYQGLGGTLRDPFMALSFLALPVIPALKLTDLGLVDVDRFQIVPLFGAD from the coding sequence ATGCAGATGGAAAGACTGTCAAAACGTCTTCGGGTTGCTCGGGGAGAAGAGCCGGCAGAACTGGTGCTTACCGGCGGCAAGGTTGCTAATGTCTATACCGGGGAGTGGCAGGAAACTGACGTGGCCCTGTGCGATGGGGTCATCGCGGGTTTGGGGGATTATGCCGGGCCCAGGTTACCGGTGACCGGTCGCTGCATCCTCCCGGGTCTCATTGATGGCCACCTCCATCTGGAGAGCAGCATGCTCACTCCCCGGGAACTCTCCCGAGCTTTATTGCCCCTGGGGACCACCACCGTGGTGGCTGACCCCCACGAGATCGCCAATGTCTGGGGCACCCGGGGCCTGGATTATTTGTTGGGCAGCAGCGCAGGTCTGCCAGTGGATTTTTTCTTCATGCTGCCTTCCTGTGTCCCGGCCACCCCCCTGGAGACTTCCGGAGCATGTTTGGAGGCCCGGGATCTGGAGCCATACCTTCACCATCCTCGAGTTCTAGGTCTGGCGGAAGTGATGAATTTTCCCGGCCTGGTGGCCGGAGACCGAGGTCTCCTGGCCAAGCTCGCTCTGTTTCCCGAGGGTCCGGTGGACGGCCATGCCCCGCTGCTCTCAGGTAAAGCCCTCAACGCCTATCGGCTCGCCGGTATCGCCTCCGATCACGAATGCACCGCTTTGGCGGAAGCCCAAGAGAAGCTGAGATTGGGGTTTTACCTGATGCTGCGGGAAGGCAGCCTGGCCAAGAACCTATTCGATCTCCTTCCGGCAGTAACTCCCGCCAACCTCCGTCGCACCATGTTGGTCACTGATGACAGCCATCCTGAAGACCTGGTCCGCACCGGTCATCTCAACCACCTCCTGCGTCAGGCGGTATCCTGGGGTTTGGATCCCCTGGCTGCAATAACTATGGCCACTTTGAATCCGGCGGAATATTTCCATCTCCGGGATCGTGGCGCGGTGGCACCGGGACTGGCAGCAGATTTGGTAGTAGTGGAAGACCTCCAAGAATTTCACATTGACAAGGTTCTGAAAAACGGCAAACTGGTGGTGGATAAAGGCAAACTGGTGGCCGAGCCGGAGGTGCCTCCGATTCCGGCCCCGGCCTCATCAATGGACGTAAGAGGCCTGCGTCTGGAGGCTCTTTCGCCTCCGGCTACCGGGAGCATGGCCAAAGTTATCGGTCTGGTTCCCGGTCAGCTGCTCACCGAGAAACGCCTCCTGGCTGCGCCCGTCCGGGAAGGCCGGTTGGCGACGGACCCCGCCAAGGACATTTTAAAATTGGCGGTGGTGGAACGACACCATGGCACCGGACATCTGGGTCTGGGATTGGTCCAGGGATTCGGATTGCGCCAGGGTGCCTTGGCCGCTTCGGTGGCCCATGATTCCCATAATATCGTCGTGGTTGGGGTCAACGAGGCGGACATGCTGCAGGCAGTGCGCCATTTAGTGGATCTGGGGGGCGGTATGGCGGTAGTGGCTGGCGGCAGGGTAGTGGCCGATTTGGCGCTGCCCATCGCCGGCTTGATCAGCCCGAGGCCCCTGGAACAGGTGGCGGAGGCCTATGGTGCTCTCCAAGCAGCTTATCAAGGGCTGGGGGGAACCTTACGAGATCCTTTCATGGCCCTGTCTTTTCTGGCTTTGCCGGTTATCCCGGCCTTGAAACTCACCGATCTGGGGCTGGTGGACGTGGACCGTTTCCAGATAGTCCCGCTCTTCGGGGCGGACTAA
- a CDS encoding CoB--CoM heterodisulfide reductase iron-sulfur subunit B family protein, producing the protein MQLCFFPGCNTPAIRPDVERAIRASMPVLGIDLVDADNYVCCPAFGAFPSADEEAWMATSGWNLSIAEQKGCDFVVQCGSCYSSLRMGREHLMHDAEKLAHTNELLEPTGRQVTGKSKVRHVSEVLFREIGPEKIASLLKKSLKGLHGIVQYPCHTLFPSEVVGFEKSARAPEGMRRLVEALGATVDGYSRELQCCGGAGGFMKSTPEQAIEFAKTKFDAILDETKADFIAVSCITCLMHMERVQNTLNEQVGEERYKIPVFDYNQLLALCLGFDPKQVASICNVPRDSVISRLVDVNPNA; encoded by the coding sequence ATGCAATTATGTTTCTTCCCGGGCTGTAATACACCTGCCATCCGACCGGATGTGGAGCGGGCCATAAGGGCGTCAATGCCCGTTCTGGGCATTGATCTGGTGGATGCCGACAACTATGTCTGCTGTCCGGCATTCGGTGCTTTCCCGTCTGCCGATGAGGAGGCCTGGATGGCGACTAGCGGCTGGAATCTTTCCATTGCCGAGCAGAAGGGGTGTGATTTCGTTGTGCAGTGTGGTTCATGTTACAGTTCCCTGCGCATGGGACGGGAGCATTTGATGCATGATGCTGAAAAGCTGGCGCACACCAATGAACTGCTCGAGCCGACCGGGCGGCAGGTCACGGGAAAATCGAAGGTACGCCATGTGTCGGAAGTCCTCTTTAGGGAAATAGGCCCGGAGAAGATTGCCTCGCTGCTCAAAAAGAGTCTGAAGGGACTCCATGGTATCGTCCAGTATCCCTGCCATACCTTGTTCCCGAGTGAGGTCGTGGGGTTTGAAAAATCCGCCAGGGCGCCGGAGGGCATGCGGCGGTTGGTGGAGGCGCTTGGTGCCACGGTGGACGGCTATAGTCGTGAACTGCAATGCTGTGGCGGCGCCGGCGGATTCATGAAAAGCACTCCGGAGCAGGCTATCGAGTTTGCCAAAACCAAGTTCGATGCAATACTCGATGAAACCAAGGCCGATTTTATCGCAGTCTCCTGTATCACCTGTCTGATGCATATGGAAAGGGTTCAGAATACCCTCAATGAACAGGTTGGCGAAGAGCGCTACAAGATACCGGTTTTCGATTACAACCAGCTGCTCGCCCTCTGTCTGGGATTTGATCCGAAACAGGTCGCATCGATATGCAACGTACCGAGGGACTCCGTCATAAGCCGCCTGGTGGACGTCAACCCGAATGCATAA
- a CDS encoding 4Fe-4S dicluster domain-containing protein, translating to MDLQEGSTKDLWKDIYNTGNLHYCFNCSTCVSGCPASHGDPPLLVRNLARKVILGLEEELLADDTPWACVSCSRCEEMCPMDVMPFEMILAIRQWQCRNDETLIPPAIVEIYKRGYTQAVGVNTELRESLGLPPLPTITNNPEQLELFREMLMKIELLSDNDYMFKG from the coding sequence ATGGACTTACAAGAAGGATCGACCAAGGATCTCTGGAAAGATATCTACAATACAGGTAATCTCCATTACTGTTTCAACTGCAGCACCTGCGTATCCGGATGTCCTGCCTCCCATGGGGATCCGCCGCTCCTGGTCAGAAATCTGGCCCGGAAGGTGATCCTGGGACTTGAGGAGGAGCTCCTCGCAGATGACACTCCATGGGCCTGTGTCTCCTGTTCAAGATGTGAGGAGATGTGCCCGATGGATGTCATGCCGTTCGAGATGATTCTCGCCATCCGGCAATGGCAGTGCAGAAACGATGAGACCCTGATCCCGCCGGCAATCGTCGAGATCTACAAGCGGGGCTATACTCAGGCTGTCGGGGTGAACACCGAGTTACGCGAGTCCTTGGGGTTGCCCCCCCTACCCACCATAACCAACAATCCTGAGCAACTGGAATTGTTTCGTGAAATGCTCATGAAGATAGAGCTACTCAGCGACAACGACTATATGTTCAAGGGATGA
- a CDS encoding FAD-dependent oxidoreductase produces the protein MAEKKPTGTVLVAGAGISGIKAAIELAESGYKVILTDDSPQMGGILAKLDYQFPTDHCGMCRMLPLVGREYASQYCMRKSLFHENIEILPFTKITSVSGDAGNYKVDLLKMARSIDPAICNEMGECLDVCPVEVPDEFNQGLTKRKAIYQAVPHNTPKLLLIDKQACTRCGECLKVCTTNAINLDAEDEVETREVHSIILASGVKLYNTQEFEDAKSYAVSPDVVTSLAFERMLSGSGTYQGDVIRRPSDGRPAKNIAWIQCMGSRNRRQKRDYCSSICCMFALKEAVLAKEKGGPEVDTTIFYMDMRTFGKGFQQYRDKAVDEHGVKLIRCRVQGVMLKPDGSLQMRYLDPETNEFFVKDYDLVVLSTGQIPFETHKKWADLMNAPLDSRGLLDTEQSSKVRVAGKPGLFLCGSLMGLTDVSEAMTSGIAAAGEATKFLTALGVDTMQEEEIAEPAAHRRELPLVSVALCKCGEKTGTEGLDYELLSAELKRYPGVGAIHVIDSICKPDGETALVDILGETKCNRLLIGACQPFMYRRKLKNSARQAGFNSSMVEIFDLFGIARRGMVEPSTGDWTLRAAREVKSDIEKLKFKPELQVSTLPINQTALVIGGGIGGMQAALSLADRGVPVHLVEKEAHLGGYLGTQVEHTVDGLAPIAMATDMKLRVFESKNITVHLNCEVEKTVGTLGCFESKLHCKDSDENTYLHHGVVIMATGAHEGATTEYGYGASETVLTQAELKKGLASGDIDASEVENVVMIQCVGSRQKEGRRYCSRICCMGAIGNALTIKEKNPDARVFILYRDMMTYGFYEQYYTKARSAGIIFMNYSLDDKPQVEMVEGKPVVKFMDPVLKEEMELPADLLVLSTGVDPEESNQRLAEAFGVSLTEDGFLAEADSKWRPIEFQKVGLYLAGTAHSPMPLKSVLLQAEAAAQKAYTYLSGREVHTAAVTSMVKDALCIRCQRCVNICPYGARSYDEVDRCIKVDAAACQACGMCAVECQNNAAEVRGWSDKQLMAVIDAKLMDVLLSSTVG, from the coding sequence ATGGCTGAAAAGAAGCCTACAGGCACAGTCCTGGTGGCTGGTGCCGGCATTTCTGGGATCAAGGCGGCCATAGAGTTAGCTGAGTCAGGCTATAAGGTCATTCTGACCGATGATTCCCCCCAGATGGGTGGTATCCTGGCCAAACTTGATTACCAATTCCCGACGGATCATTGCGGCATGTGCAGAATGTTGCCCCTGGTGGGCCGCGAGTATGCTTCGCAGTACTGTATGCGAAAAAGCCTGTTTCATGAAAACATCGAGATCCTGCCGTTTACGAAGATCACCTCGGTCTCAGGCGATGCGGGGAATTACAAGGTTGACCTGCTGAAGATGGCCCGCTCCATCGACCCGGCCATCTGCAACGAGATGGGAGAATGCCTCGACGTCTGTCCGGTCGAGGTCCCAGATGAGTTCAACCAGGGGCTGACCAAGCGGAAGGCAATCTACCAGGCGGTCCCGCATAATACGCCGAAGCTGCTGCTCATCGACAAACAGGCCTGTACCCGTTGCGGTGAGTGCCTCAAGGTATGTACGACCAACGCGATTAATCTGGATGCCGAAGACGAGGTGGAGACCAGGGAGGTCCACTCCATTATCCTGGCTTCCGGTGTGAAGCTCTATAATACCCAGGAATTCGAGGATGCCAAGTCATACGCGGTATCGCCGGATGTCGTCACATCACTTGCCTTTGAGCGGATGTTGAGCGGTTCCGGTACGTATCAGGGTGACGTGATCAGACGGCCCTCCGACGGCAGGCCTGCGAAAAACATTGCCTGGATCCAGTGTATGGGATCTCGAAACAGACGTCAGAAAAGAGACTACTGTTCCTCTATATGTTGCATGTTCGCGCTGAAAGAGGCCGTCCTGGCTAAGGAAAAAGGCGGGCCGGAGGTTGACACCACCATTTTTTATATGGACATGCGGACCTTTGGCAAAGGCTTCCAACAGTACAGAGATAAGGCCGTCGACGAGCACGGGGTGAAGCTTATCCGCTGCCGGGTGCAGGGGGTTATGCTCAAGCCTGACGGCAGTCTGCAGATGCGTTATCTCGATCCCGAGACCAACGAGTTCTTTGTGAAGGATTACGATCTGGTTGTGCTGTCAACGGGCCAGATACCCTTTGAGACCCATAAGAAATGGGCCGATCTGATGAATGCACCTCTGGATTCGCGCGGTCTTCTTGATACTGAGCAGTCCAGTAAGGTCAGGGTTGCCGGCAAACCCGGCCTCTTTCTCTGCGGCTCCCTGATGGGGCTCACGGATGTCAGTGAGGCAATGACCAGCGGTATTGCCGCGGCGGGCGAGGCAACTAAATTTTTGACCGCCTTGGGCGTGGACACGATGCAGGAGGAGGAAATTGCCGAGCCGGCCGCCCATAGGCGGGAACTGCCTTTAGTCTCGGTTGCCCTCTGTAAATGCGGTGAAAAGACAGGGACAGAAGGACTCGATTATGAGCTTCTCAGTGCTGAATTGAAACGCTACCCTGGAGTGGGTGCTATCCATGTCATTGATTCCATCTGCAAGCCGGATGGAGAAACAGCTCTCGTTGACATCCTCGGCGAGACAAAATGCAATCGGTTGCTGATTGGGGCCTGTCAGCCTTTCATGTATAGGCGGAAGCTGAAAAATAGTGCCAGGCAGGCAGGATTCAACTCCTCCATGGTGGAGATCTTTGATCTGTTCGGAATTGCCAGGAGAGGCATGGTCGAGCCGTCAACCGGGGACTGGACCTTACGGGCAGCGAGGGAAGTCAAATCGGATATCGAAAAGCTCAAATTTAAACCTGAGCTGCAGGTGAGCACCTTGCCTATTAACCAGACCGCCCTGGTGATCGGTGGTGGTATCGGTGGGATGCAGGCTGCCCTGTCGCTTGCCGATCGGGGTGTGCCGGTTCATCTGGTTGAAAAGGAAGCGCACCTGGGCGGGTATCTCGGTACTCAGGTGGAGCATACGGTTGATGGACTGGCTCCTATTGCGATGGCTACGGATATGAAGCTGAGGGTGTTCGAAAGCAAGAACATAACGGTCCATCTGAATTGTGAGGTTGAGAAAACCGTCGGCACCCTGGGCTGCTTCGAGTCAAAACTGCATTGTAAGGATAGTGACGAAAACACGTATCTGCATCACGGTGTGGTGATCATGGCCACGGGCGCGCATGAGGGAGCCACCACCGAATACGGTTACGGGGCCTCAGAGACGGTGCTGACCCAGGCTGAATTGAAGAAAGGTCTGGCCAGCGGTGATATCGATGCCAGTGAAGTCGAGAATGTCGTGATGATCCAGTGTGTGGGTTCACGGCAGAAGGAAGGGCGCCGGTACTGCAGCCGCATCTGCTGCATGGGCGCGATTGGCAATGCCTTGACGATCAAGGAGAAAAATCCCGATGCCCGGGTCTTCATTCTCTACCGCGATATGATGACGTATGGCTTTTATGAGCAGTACTATACCAAGGCGAGGTCAGCCGGGATTATTTTTATGAATTACAGCCTGGATGATAAGCCTCAGGTGGAGATGGTCGAGGGCAAACCGGTCGTCAAATTCATGGATCCTGTCCTGAAAGAAGAGATGGAGCTGCCTGCGGATCTCTTGGTTCTTTCCACCGGCGTGGATCCGGAAGAGTCCAACCAGAGACTTGCCGAGGCCTTCGGTGTTTCATTGACCGAGGACGGGTTCTTAGCCGAAGCGGATTCCAAATGGCGTCCGATTGAATTCCAGAAAGTTGGACTTTATCTTGCCGGTACGGCCCATTCGCCGATGCCGTTAAAGAGTGTGCTCCTGCAGGCCGAAGCCGCGGCCCAGAAGGCCTATACCTATCTGTCCGGACGTGAGGTGCATACGGCCGCGGTCACTTCCATGGTGAAAGACGCCCTCTGCATCCGTTGCCAGAGATGTGTAAACATCTGTCCGTATGGGGCGAGATCGTATGATGAGGTGGATAGGTGCATCAAGGTCGATGCTGCCGCCTGTCAGGCCTGCGGCATGTGTGCGGTTGAGTGCCAGAACAATGCGGCTGAGGTCAGAGGCTGGAGTGACAAACAGTTGATGGCTGTCATTGATGCAAAGCTCATGGATGTTCTTCTCTCGTCAACTGTGGGATAA